From a single Bacteroidota bacterium genomic region:
- a CDS encoding type IX secretion system membrane protein PorP/SprF, which produces MKKLILIIILTINVAAAKAQQLPLYNQYKLNSFLINPAVAGSQNYTPLRIISHMNLLGFDNAPQTNIISFHSRISRVGKFDHTGESLNRFPVLRNGRFGIGSYLYSDKSGPFSRAGINFSMAYHLTLNDKKNHNLSIGISGNIYQFKIGNLTENEDYSGFDPTLTTSSDAQFFADLNAGILFYSHKYYFGISSAQILENSYKYESNSDDNKMVRHYFINGAYEFDLSKNFSIEPNSTAKAIINSPVVYDFGVNFYFKKNFWLGGSWSNSESFFAKTGFRYKNFIAAYSFGYSLSNIVSYSSGIHEILIGFNFNEKKRFLN; this is translated from the coding sequence ATGAAGAAACTAATTTTAATAATAATTCTAACAATAAATGTTGCAGCAGCAAAAGCGCAGCAACTGCCGCTTTATAACCAATATAAGCTAAATAGTTTTCTTATAAATCCTGCTGTGGCCGGAAGTCAGAATTATACTCCTTTGCGTATTATCTCGCATATGAATCTATTGGGTTTCGACAATGCTCCGCAAACAAATATAATTAGCTTTCATTCAAGAATTTCAAGAGTCGGAAAATTTGACCATACAGGCGAATCATTAAACAGATTTCCTGTGTTGCGAAATGGCAGATTTGGAATAGGATCATATTTGTACAGCGACAAAAGTGGACCGTTTTCTCGTGCCGGGATTAATTTTTCAATGGCATATCATTTAACATTGAACGATAAAAAAAATCATAATCTTTCAATAGGAATTTCCGGGAATATATATCAATTCAAAATTGGAAATCTAACTGAGAATGAAGACTATTCAGGATTTGACCCAACATTGACCACAAGTAGCGATGCTCAGTTTTTTGCCGATTTAAATGCAGGCATATTATTTTATTCTCACAAATACTATTTTGGAATAAGCTCGGCTCAAATTCTTGAAAATTCATATAAATATGAAAGCAATTCCGATGACAATAAAATGGTTAGGCATTATTTTATTAATGGTGCTTATGAGTTCGATTTGTCCAAAAATTTCAGCATAGAGCCAAATTCCACAGCAAAAGCTATTATAAACTCACCGGTAGTTTACGATTTTGGAGTGAATTTCTATTTTAAAAAGAATTTTTGGTTAGGTGGCTCATGGAGCAATTCTGAATCTTTCTTTGCAAAAACAGGTTTTCGATATAAAAATTTTATTGCAGCATATTCCTTTGGATATTCGTTGAGCAATATTGTAAGTTATTCGAGCGGAATACACGAAATATTAATAGGTTTTAATTTTAATGAAAAAAAGAGATTTCTAAATTAG
- a CDS encoding T9SS type A sorting domain-containing protein — protein MRKIGLSLSLILGFVIFSFAQRDTIAAWTFPTGLEDDKYANIGTEQNLGEKYLSAEDTTSAQRELTYTNGVEGSGDFAATANGRDNGANAKYWAIKIKAQEYSEIRVSSQQRAANNPAGPEDFKLQYKIGENGTWTDIPGGDIIVANDWTTGVVSKLDLPSETNETSSSIHIRWIMTSNENIEGHDVDTLANAKIDNIIVTGVLATSIGIEGDTIAGWTFASDSIDISLNANLGISENSNNYLSAEDTNSVERVIYLTNGATDNAATTVGWNDGAWSKYWCVKFKAEGFTNIKVSSKQRSGGNEPGPREWKIQARLSHEDWIIVPNGNVTVAGNWTTGVAENLELPELFDNPGSSLIYVRWIMTSDSSTNNTIVDEFGVAKIDDIIISGTSSSETYEILFESKLNIYPNPCSENVMVESSKLIEEISVYNIYGSLIEKQKCNSNSIFYSLPQCKKGIYLISVKYAGDIIPETRKVTVF, from the coding sequence ATGAGAAAAATTGGACTATCATTAAGCTTAATCTTGGGTTTTGTAATTTTTTCTTTTGCGCAAAGAGACACAATTGCAGCATGGACTTTTCCTACCGGCCTAGAAGATGATAAATATGCAAATATTGGTACTGAACAAAATCTTGGAGAAAAGTATTTATCGGCTGAAGATACAACATCTGCCCAAAGAGAACTAACATACACGAACGGAGTTGAAGGCTCTGGAGATTTTGCCGCTACCGCAAATGGCAGGGACAATGGAGCGAATGCAAAATATTGGGCTATAAAGATTAAGGCTCAGGAATATTCTGAAATTCGAGTATCATCTCAACAAAGAGCTGCAAACAATCCTGCCGGACCTGAAGATTTTAAACTTCAATACAAAATTGGAGAAAATGGAACATGGACTGACATTCCAGGAGGTGATATAATAGTTGCAAATGATTGGACTACAGGTGTTGTTTCTAAACTGGATTTGCCAAGTGAAACCAACGAAACTTCTTCTTCGATACATATTAGATGGATAATGACTTCAAACGAAAATATTGAAGGACACGATGTTGATACTTTAGCAAATGCAAAAATTGATAACATAATTGTTACAGGTGTTCTTGCGACATCAATTGGTATTGAAGGAGATACTATTGCTGGTTGGACCTTTGCTTCTGACAGCATAGACATTTCATTAAATGCAAATTTGGGAATTTCAGAAAATAGCAATAATTATTTATCTGCTGAAGATACAAATTCTGTAGAAAGGGTAATCTATCTAACTAATGGAGCAACTGACAATGCAGCTACAACAGTTGGATGGAACGATGGAGCATGGTCGAAATATTGGTGTGTTAAATTTAAGGCAGAAGGTTTTACCAATATAAAAGTGTCTTCTAAACAGAGAAGTGGTGGCAACGAACCTGGTCCACGCGAATGGAAAATTCAGGCTCGACTAAGCCATGAAGACTGGATTATTGTTCCGAATGGAAATGTTACGGTAGCTGGCAATTGGACTACCGGTGTTGCAGAAAATCTTGAACTTCCTGAATTATTTGACAATCCCGGATCAAGCTTGATATATGTCAGATGGATTATGACATCAGATTCTTCAACAAATAACACTATCGTTGATGAATTTGGTGTTGCGAAAATTGATGATATAATTATCAGCGGAACTTCTTCTTCGGAGACCTATGAAATACTTTTCGAAAGTAAATTGAATATTTATCCAAATCCTTGCTCCGAAAATGTTATGGTTGAAAGTTCAAAGCTAATTGAAGAAATTAGTGTATATAATATTTATGGCAGCCTAATTGAAAAACAAAAATGCAACTCAAATTCAATATTTTATAGTTTGCCTCAGTGTAAAAAGGGGATATATTTAATTTCTGTTAAATATGCTGGCGATATAATTCCTGAAACTAGAAAAGTTACAGTTTTTTAA
- a CDS encoding OmpA family protein: MKIIITFIASILFVGLSFAQNNKSTRLKINHSIYNEYCPTISFDGKTMIYETDRTGQWRLMKSNQSSDSIWKIKLNIPDLNELAKRPNFVGGSFLSYDGNFIFFTSDIEGTKGNMDIWISEKKGSVWAEAKNIGNPINTSSYEGFPSVSADGRFLYFMRGKEVKLGRKKTIKYQLFVSERQEDRTWGEPILLPENINKGIVECPRIMVDGISLIFSAIRQEGKGGFDLYKTTLQENKSWTEPENLDFVNSPYNEKLASIPFSGDILYYTCNEFSSDDIYSINIPEEHQLGKFVLMRGKIQNEKDKEFLEANITIKKSKSDRIISQLYSTIDGDYVCILKEKDKYEIELEAEGFFEKNDIIEIKPIKKFTVVDKNIELSPSTVPFNGIISDIESEETIKAKIAIKNIETNEILELQSGDDGKFETQLEIGLKYQFMVSSEGFENSIPETIDLVKRIKYQDIEKNIALTPRIFTLIGNVVDIETKKPIKAKITISDLNVNKTYEKICKSDGSYSIEIRKVHILDFSASTIGYMFYSELLIPEHNFLSDTIVKNAELSPLKKDVKAVLNNILFDFNSYVLQAVSYRELNRVADLMKNNPRIKVEISAHTDSKGSNEYNDKLSQQRANSVVNYLINYGISKNRFIAIGHGELKPISPNDTEKNRAKNRRVEFKIVD, from the coding sequence ATGAAAATTATAATAACATTCATCGCAAGTATATTATTCGTAGGTCTTTCGTTTGCCCAAAACAACAAAAGCACCAGACTAAAAATCAATCACTCGATTTATAATGAATATTGTCCAACAATAAGTTTCGATGGAAAAACAATGATTTACGAAACCGATAGAACCGGGCAATGGCGACTAATGAAATCTAACCAAAGTTCTGATTCTATTTGGAAAATAAAACTTAACATCCCAGACCTAAATGAACTTGCGAAACGCCCCAATTTTGTTGGAGGCTCGTTTCTTTCATACGATGGGAACTTTATATTTTTTACTTCAGATATTGAAGGAACAAAAGGAAATATGGATATTTGGATTTCAGAAAAAAAAGGCTCCGTTTGGGCAGAGGCAAAAAACATAGGAAATCCCATTAATACTTCATCGTATGAAGGTTTTCCATCTGTATCAGCCGATGGTAGGTTTTTATATTTTATGCGAGGAAAAGAAGTGAAGTTAGGACGAAAAAAAACTATAAAATATCAACTATTTGTCTCCGAAAGGCAAGAAGACAGAACATGGGGCGAGCCGATTTTGTTGCCCGAAAATATCAATAAAGGTATTGTTGAATGCCCAAGAATTATGGTCGATGGCATAAGTCTGATATTTTCTGCGATTCGCCAGGAAGGAAAAGGCGGCTTCGACCTTTACAAAACTACTTTGCAGGAAAACAAAAGCTGGACTGAACCGGAAAACCTCGATTTTGTAAATTCTCCATACAATGAGAAATTGGCAAGCATCCCATTTTCAGGAGATATTTTATACTATACTTGCAACGAGTTCAGTTCTGACGACATTTATTCCATTAATATTCCTGAAGAACACCAACTTGGAAAATTTGTTTTAATGCGGGGTAAAATTCAAAACGAAAAAGACAAAGAATTCTTAGAAGCAAATATTACAATAAAAAAATCGAAATCCGATAGAATCATTTCTCAATTGTACAGCACTATAGATGGCGATTATGTTTGTATTTTGAAAGAAAAAGACAAGTACGAAATTGAGCTCGAAGCTGAAGGATTTTTTGAAAAAAATGATATTATTGAAATAAAACCTATAAAAAAATTTACTGTTGTTGATAAAAATATTGAATTATCTCCAAGCACAGTTCCTTTCAATGGAATTATTTCTGATATTGAATCGGAAGAAACTATCAAAGCGAAAATTGCAATTAAAAATATTGAAACAAACGAAATTCTTGAGCTTCAATCCGGCGATGATGGAAAATTTGAAACCCAGCTCGAAATCGGTTTAAAATATCAATTTATGGTTTCTTCCGAAGGCTTCGAAAATTCCATACCTGAAACAATTGATTTGGTTAAAAGAATAAAATATCAAGACATTGAAAAAAACATTGCATTGACTCCAAGAATTTTTACTCTTATTGGGAATGTTGTTGATATAGAAACAAAAAAGCCGATAAAAGCAAAAATTACTATCAGCGATTTGAATGTGAATAAAACTTATGAAAAAATTTGCAAATCTGACGGCAGCTATTCTATAGAAATCAGAAAAGTACATATTCTTGATTTTTCGGCATCGACAATAGGATATATGTTTTATTCGGAATTGTTGATTCCTGAACATAATTTTTTGTCCGACACTATTGTGAAAAATGCCGAATTATCGCCACTAAAAAAAGATGTTAAGGCTGTTTTGAATAATATTTTGTTCGACTTTAATTCATATGTTTTGCAGGCAGTAAGCTATCGCGAATTAAACAGAGTTGCAGATCTAATGAAAAATAATCCACGAATAAAAGTCGAAATTTCTGCACACACAGATAGCAAAGGCTCGAACGAATATAATGATAAACTTTCGCAGCAAAGAGCCAATTCGGTTGTGAATTATTTGATAAACTACGGAATATCAAAAAATCGCTTTATAGCAATTGGGCATGGCGAGCTAAAACCAATTTCTCCGAACGACACCGAAAAAAACAGAGCAAAAAATAGAAGAGTTGAATTTAAAATTGTTGATTAG